From a region of the Podospora pseudopauciseta strain CBS 411.78 chromosome 7 map unlocalized CBS411.78m_7, whole genome shotgun sequence genome:
- a CDS encoding uncharacterized protein (EggNog:ENOG503NWA0; COG:K; BUSCO:EOG09264331) has translation MSRPEKYSQDYIARIRYSNALPPPPIPPKLLNIPSVGLASGQYTNPNFASHLARIQPLNIEADGELGMPLDLVGMPGVFDGDESSIQAPSEPPPIHPHDRALLRPLGSLGKPKSQNQGVSFLRRTEYISNTPTTVSRPKADPFLRPSAGNAAPKRPIKRKVSPEPDRGTPAWIKRRIEKSFEAAAVGLADRTKVKHPSKRTNCTIVESFPLLPDLEAFPDSGAYVTVKFQTNPVTATDKYDTRMLSGILKPITRSQAEDEAYQQAYEAWARDPDHTPKPLQMMNYDFYLPQDGKTGERFREKFDVDNPDKEKESLYTATDGEGRGAFKFPRVRAYETATEKEMDHHTKYAEEVILAYRNDETGSKGRRDDSAQKGVYYYPVMQRTTIRNQRTKNIARTIGVLPQGEEEEARVGELEVTVGEPSEELRQELERFKSMPVGMLRGMRIELEEKVAFLGSGFWRVIEG, from the exons ATGTCGCGACCAGAAAAGTACTCGCAGGATTACATTGCGAGAATCCGATACTCCAAtgccctccctccacctcccatcccGCCGAAGCTACTGAACATCCCCAGCGTTGGTCTAGCTAGCGGCCAgtacaccaaccccaactttGCGTCCCATCTCGCCCGCATTCAGCCATTGAACATCGAGGCCGATGGCGAACTCGGAATGCCGCTCGATCTGGTGGGGATGCCGGGTGTTTttgatggcgatgagagCT CAATCCAAGCCCCCTCCGAGCCTCCCCCGATCCATCCCCACGACAGagccctcctccgtcccctCGGCAGCCTAGGCAAGCCCAAATCCCAGAACCAGGGCGTGTCCTTCCTCCGCCGGACGGAATACATCTCCAAcactcccaccaccgtctcccgCCCCAAAGCCGACCCCTTCCTTCGGCCCTCGGCCGGCAACGCCGCTCCCAAGCGCCCCATCAAGCGCAAGGTCTCCCCAGAGCCAGACAGGGGAACACCAGCCTGGATCAAGCGGCGCATCGAGAAATCATTCGAAGCCGCGGCCGTCGGCCTGGCGGACAGGACTAAAGTCAAGCACCCCTCCAAACGCACCAACTGCACCATTGTCGAGTCGTTCCCCCTCTTGCCCGACCTGGAAGCCTTTCCCGACTCTGGCGCCTACGTCACGGTCAAGTTCCAGACCAACCCCGTCACTGCAACGGACAAGTACGACACCCGCATGCTGTCTGGTATCCTCAAGCCCATCACCCGCTCCcaggccgaggacgaggcctACCAGCAGGCGTATGAGGCTTGGGCCCGCGATCCGGATCACACCCCTAAGCCGTTGCAGATGATGAACTACGACTTTTACCTACCGCAGGATGGCAAGACGGGGGAGAGGTTCCGGGAGAAATTCGATGTGGACAACCCGGATAAGGAGAAGGAGTCGTTGTATACCGCTACTGATGGCGAGGGTAGGGGTGCTTTCAAGTTTCCGAGGGTCAGGGCGTATGAGACGGCTACGGAAAAGGAGATGGATCACCATACGAAATATGCGGAGGAGGTTATCCTTGCGTATCGGAATGATGAGACGGGGAGCAAGGGACGGAGGGATGATAGTGCGCAGAAGGGGGTTTATTACTACCCTGTCATGCAGAGGACCACGATTCGGAACCAGAGGACGAAGAATATTGCGAGGACGATTGGGGTGCTGCCgcagggtgaggaggaggaggcgagggtgggggagctggaggttACGGTTGGGGAGCCGAGTGAGGAGTTGAGGCaggagttggagaggttTAAGAGCATGCCTGTTGG gatgctgagggggatgaggattgAGTTGGAAGAAAAAGTGGCTTTTTTAGGCTCGGGGTTTTGGCGCGTTATTGAGGGTTGA
- the RER1 gene encoding retention in endoplasmic reticulum protein 1 (EggNog:ENOG503NZFK; COG:U; BUSCO:EOG09265ANI) codes for MWQVLGQKFPLVGRPPKLAGSSVWLNRLICHVSSYLRTRNQPLPPFCCCCACSAVHQPVITLCLFFNFTTPTTTTILLFDGRIIHKMDAVEEPMSAFGAVTAQTNKLSRQYQALLDQSTPHTLYRWVGTGVLLVFFFARVFFAQGWYIVAYALGIYLLNLFLAFLQPKFDPSNEALDNDMEDGSLGSLPTKQDEEFRPFIRRLPEFKFWHAATRAISISFVCTWFEVFNVPVFWPVLVMYWIMLFVLTMRKQIQHMIKYRYVPFTVGKARYTKNSS; via the exons ATGTGGCAGGTTCTTGGTCAAAAATTTCCACTTGTGGGTAGGCCCCCTAAACTTGCGGGAAGTTCTGTGTGGCTAAACCGATTAATCTGTCACGTATCCTCCTATCTGAGAACGCGCAATCAGCCACTGCCACcgttctgctgctgctgtgcttgTTCTGCTGTCCACCAGCCTGTGATAACTCTGTGTCTTTTCTTCAACTTCACAACGCCAACGACCACGACGATCCTACTTTTCGACGGGAGAATTATACACAAGATGGACGCTGTCGAGGAACCAATGTCGGCCTTCGGTGCCGTGACTGCGCAAACGAACAAGCTGTCGAGG CAATACCAAGCGCTCCTCGACCAGTCGACTCCCCACACTCTCTACCGATGGGTCGGCACCGGCGTGCTGctcgtctttttctttgcgCGCGTCTTCTTTGCGCAAGGCTGGTATATCG TGGCCTACGCCCTCGGCAtctacctcctcaacctcttcctcgccttcctccagcCCAAATTCGACCCCTCCAACGAGGCCCTCGACAATGACATGGAAGACGGCAGCCTCGGTTCTCTCCCTACCAAGCAGGACGAGGAGTTCCGCCCCTTTATCCGCCGCCTGCCCGAGTTCAAGTTCTGGCACGCCGCCACCCGCGCCATTTCCATCTCGTTTGTGTGCACCTGGTTCGAGGTGTTTAATGTGCCTGTGTTTTGGCCTGTGTTGGTGATGTACTGGATTATGCTTTTTGTTTTGACCA TGCGCAAGCAAATCCAGCACATGATCAAGTACCGCTACGTGCCATTTACCGTTGGCAAGGCGCGCTACACCAAGAACAGCTCATAA
- a CDS encoding uncharacterized protein (COG:I; EggNog:ENOG503NTZK), whose translation MHPTARLAVRSSGFRAAAGTARLSRFQPSTLPRVVVRFSSSGSNPQYEFIQVTEPRPGVGQITLNRPKALNALSTPLITELNTALLTFQSTPSIRAILLTGSQKAFAAGADIKEMAPLTFSSAYLNSFIESWSNLTTTLKKPLIAAVSGHALGGGCELALMADMIYCTKTANFGQPEIKLGTIPGAGGSQRLTRAVGKAKAMELILTGKSFSGEEAEQWGVAARAFGSYEELMEESLKTAETIAGYSKVAVQAAKEVVNKSQELGLRDGVEFERRVFHALFGSEDQKEGMGAFGEKRKAQWKDQ comes from the exons ATGCACCCCACCGCCCGCCTCGCCGTTCGCAGCAGCGGCTTCCGTGCTGCTGCCGGAACAGCTCGTCTCTCCCGCTTCCAGCCATCCACCCTTCCCCGTGTCGTCGTCCgcttttcttcctctggATCAAACCCCCAGTATGAGTTCATCCAAGTGACTGAGCCCCGTCCGGGCGTCGGGCAGA TCACCCTCAACCGCCCCAAAGCCCTCAACGcactctccacccccctcataACCGAGCTcaacaccgccctcctcaccttccaatcaaccccctccatccgCGCAATCCTCCTAACCGGATCCCAGAAAGCCTTcgccgccggcgccgacATCAAGGAAATGGCACCCTTAACCTTCAGCTCGGCCTACCTCAACTCCTTCATCGAATCCTGgtccaacctcaccaccaccctcaaaaAACCCCTCATCGCCGCCGTCTCCGGCCACGCACTTGGCGGAGGGTGTGAGTTAGCCCTCATGGCGGACATGATCTACTGCACCAAAACCGCCAATTTCGGGCAGCCGGAAATCAAACTCGGAACCATCCCCGGAGCGGGCGGGTCGCAGAGGTTGACGAGGGCGGTGGGCAAGGCAAAGGCTATGGAGCTGATATTGACGGGGAAGAGTTtctctggggaggaggcggaacAGTGGGGGGTTGCTGCAAGGGCGTTTGGGAGTTATGAGGagttgatggaggagagtCTCAAGACTGCGGAGACGATTGCGGGGTACAGCAAGGTTGCGGTGCAGGCGGccaaggaggtggtgaatAAGAGCCAGGAGTTGGGCTTGAGGGATGGGGTCGAGTTTGAGAGACGGGTTTTTCACGCGTTGTTTGGGAGTGAGGATcagaaggaggggatgggggctTTTGgtgagaagaggaaggctcAGTGGAAGGATCAGTAG
- a CDS encoding uncharacterized protein (COG:O; EggNog:ENOG503NWVX), which produces MSTSTNPGPAISLEAELTCSICTDLLHTPLTLLDCLHTFCAPCLKSWFSFQASSLLSRPGPPPPPDFAVYTCPSCRDRVRDTKHDARVATLLEMFERINPTCERIKSEEEKREMDGQYKRGEDIMPRLPFQDRTREEVERDEEERRLLERVQAVSLREATEGLGRRRGDSGERRRERRREREREVTHQSSLRSLISTEGVDARDIEREVEEFARQIQEEGLLDGLDLDNIDLENNDELSRRITEAYRRRHRERVRNNEGGRVRGSGTSSRSHNTEGVRPRSRTATGVVTTTREGSRPASRHTVHSRAPSQSGNESDREPRGRYPPSTSFAGRLEVQEPGRSRRRTSSSGRSATVPLPPAQFPEPVRVGSRVQTDPVALGDAPAPLRPRLRGGTSSSPTSATVTTTTTTPSSRRESPGERASPLREPIPLVPAGTMPIPLIPAGTIPTQQSPMELPAEVGPARRELARHDSPTLAPTSGPLSNDINSPPLASLRRAQPVWYKEPLIQCNHCSREHIQYDLHYNCNLCHEGNWNICLDCYRRGKGCLHFFGYGPNALQKWKRLGPDLPPPHTLVGSRYLPPSTLPGGAEGRRTLTAENPADRLQRGTFCSGCSAFTRNDLHWGCDTCNAGDWGYCNTCVSKGKSCPHPLTPFTYMSKPSPQQSPFAPSSIAVANSTTRSKGVYHPSDPKQHCEQCTKPIPRNQVYYHCYSCPSQLPSAIAGDCTNLCVACYNHFLDMNHLPMENGPKGWRRCPKGHRMVMLAFSLSSPSPSETVYKRKIFKDLVGGRRLRIESIPKHSSYQTWSWKIDPNSSSSSTRKARLVGVDMVTSTKGVNPRSVADLKPEQLSELVQDEDDFPPDGGTDPKAVANWGWVPAEGVDDELFFPKGAEIGEVEDVNGEWFHGWYQGKGGLFPGPYVKVLGG; this is translated from the exons ATGTCGACCTCAACCAACCCAGGCCCGGCGATTTCCCTAGAGGCGGAACTCACCTGCTCC ATCTGcaccgacctcctccacacccCCCTAACCCTCCTGGACTGCCTGCACACCTTCTGCGCCCCCTGCCTGAAGTCCTGGTTCTCCTTCcaagcctcctccctcctctcccgccccggtccccctcccccgcccgaTTTCGCCGTGTACACTTGTCCGAGTTGTCGGGATAGGGTAAGGGACACGAAACATGATGCTAGGGTGGCGACACTACTAGAAATGTTTGAAAGGATCAATCCTACTTGTGAGAGGAtcaagagcgaggaggagaagagggagatggatgggcaGTATAAACGGGGAGAAGACATAATGCCGCGACTGCCGTTTCAGGATaggacgagggaggaggtggaacgggatgaggaggagaggaggttgttggaacGGGTGCAGGCTGTTAGTTTGAGGGAGGCaacggaggggttggggcggaggaggggggatagTGGTGAGCgaaggagggaaaggaggagggagagggagcgggaggTTACTCACCAGAGCAGCCTCAGGAGTTTAATCAGTACGGAAGGGGTGGATGCGAGGGATATTGAacgggaggtggaggagtttgcgAGGCAGAttcaggaggaggggttgctggaTGGGTTGGATTTGGATAATATTGATTTGGAGAACAATGATGAACTTAGTCGGAGGATAACGGAGGCGTATAGACGAAGGCATAGGGAACGGGTGAGGAATAacgagggggggagggtgagggggagtgggactAGTTCGAGGAGTCATAATACTGAGGGGGTCAGGCCGAGGAGTAGGACGGCGACTGGTGTGGTTACGACGACGAGGGAGGGGTCACGGCCGGCGAGTAGGCATACGGTTCACTCACGGGCGCCGAGTCAGAGTGGGAATGAGAGTGACAGGGAGCCTAGGGGGAGGTATCCACCGAGTACCAGTTTTGCTGGGAGACTGGAGGTGCAGGAGCCGGGGAGGAGTAGGAGACGGACGTCGAGTAGTGGGAGGAGCGCCACGGTTCCGTTGCCGCCGGCGCAGTTTCCTGAGCCGGTTAGGGTGGGGAGTAGGGTGCAGACTGATCCGGTGGCTTTGGGGGATGCGCCTGCTCCGTTGAGGCCGAGGTTGAGAGGAGGGACTTCGAGCTCGCCTACTTCTGCTAcggtgacgacgacgacgacgacgccttCGTCTCGGAGGGAGTCACCGGGAGAGAGGGCTTCTCCGCTGAGGGAGCCGATACCGCTTGTACCTGCGGGAACGATGCCGATACCTTTGATACCAGCTGGAACTATACCAACACAGCAATCACCGATGGAGTTGCCGGCCGAAGTTGGTCCGGCTAGGAGGGAACTCGCTCGACATGACTCTCCTACTCTTGCGCCGACGTCAGGGCCGCTGAGCAATGATATCAACTCTCCGCCATTAGCGTCCCTACGACGAGCCCAGCCAGTGTGGTATAAAGAGCCCCTGATCCAATGCAACCACTGCTCCAGGGAACACATCCAATACGATCTCCACTACAACTGCAATCTCTGCCACGAAGGCAACTGGAATATTTGTCTCGACTGCTACCGCCGCGGCAAGGGATGTCTACACTTCTTTGGGTACGGCCCAAACGCCCTCCAGAAGTGGAAACGACTTGGCCCAGACCTCCCACCGCCGCACACACTGGTTGGGAGCCGatacctccccccctctaCCCTTccgggaggagcagaaggtCGCCGGACGTTAACAGCTGAAAACCCAGCCGATCGGTTACAGCGAGGCACCTTCTGCTCAGGGTGCTCAGCCTTTACGCGCAACGACCTCCACTGGGGATGTGACACCTGCAACGCTGGGGACTGGGGGTACTGCAACACCTGCGTCAGCAAAGGAAAATCCtgcccccaccccctcacccccttcaccTACATGTCTaaaccctcccctcaacaaTCCCCCTTTGCGCCCTCATCAATAGCCGTCGCAAACAGCACTACCCGCAGCAAAGGAGTCTACCACCCGTCCGACCCAAAACAGCACTGCGAGCAATGCACCAAGCCCATACCTCGCAACCAAGTTTATTATCACTGCTACTCCTGCCCTTCCCAACTACCCTCTGCCATTGCTGGGGATTGTACAAATCTCTGCGTGGCGTGCTACAACCATTTCCTCGACATGAACCACCTCCCCATGGAAAACGGCCCAAAGGGATGGCGCCGCTGTCCAAAGGGGCACAGGATGGTCATGTTGGCTTTTTCGCTTTCTTCCCCCAGCCCGAGCGAGACGGTTTACAAGAGAAAAATATTCAAGGACCTTGTCGGCGGGCGACGGTTACGTATCGAATCTATTCCAAAACACTCATCATATCAAACATGGAGTTGGAAAATTgaccccaacagcagcagcagcagcacgaGAAAAGCGAGGTTGGTCGGGGTGGACATGGTTACGTCAACAAAAGGGGTAAACCCCAGGAGTGTTGCCGATCTAAAACCAGAGCAACTCTCCGAACTTGTCCAGGACGAAGACGATTTCCCTCCCGATGGAGGAACAGACCCAAAAGCAGTGGCGAACTGGGGTTGGGTTCCGGCCGAGGGGGTAGATGATGAGTTGTTTTTCCCTAAAGGGGCAgagattggggaggtggaggatgtgaaTGGGGAGTGGTTTCACGGGTGGTAtcaagggaagggggggctgTTTCCTGGGCCGTATGTAAAGGTTCTTGGGGGGTGA
- the ATG15 gene encoding putative lipase atg15 (EggNog:ENOG503NWX1; COG:G) → MMWWRRKEAGAQCTSNGRVTAQLLLSFLALSGTTIATAPRNHQGDAQQVLPIPIDISPIPGLSPEAPQPAEHTFTLRHVFHHGTHKHPGLHRKQDVDATKANVFLAAEDGYGRERIGPLRAQSDAVTIQRLVDRRPAVVDPLVAQSRQQGFVSVLAPSAWTMDEVPGPNITDKQTVLTMAYMAADAYVEHEGEADWEEVGRPFNRSADFGWQGDGLRGHIFADQTNSTVVIGLKGTSLAVFDGDGTTTNDKENDNLFFSCCCAQQGPWTWRQVCSCATSTYTCNTTCVTQALRDENRYYQAGRELYANVTELYPNANIWLTGHSLGGAVSSFLGLTYGVPTVTFQAVPEALPASRLGLPVPPGADPEAPQARRYTGAFHFGHTADPIYIGTCNGATASCSYGGYALETACHTGMECVYDTVADKGWRVGIGTHKIRSVIHDVILKYDEAAKCKFTPECRDCGNWKMYESNGTETTTTSISATSTEKTRTRTETCKTPGWWGCLDETTTTAGTITTTTVTTTATTTTCLTPSRGWFGCKDKTTLTTTITSTTPTPTPTPTTSCATPGRFWGCYDDITTIGTSSTTTTEQSTITPPPTMPNTTPAPTVTETAGCRSRAWYGMCKEYEGEPSVKNDEM, encoded by the exons atgatgtggtggaggaggaaggaggcagGTGCCCAGTGCACATCGAATGGACGGGTCACCGCCCAGCTACTGTTgtccttcctcgccctctccggGACTACCATCGCGACAGCGCCCAGAAATCACCAGGGAGATGCGCAACAGGTGCTACCTATACCAATAGACATCTCTCCGATTCCAGGTTTATCACCAGAAGCCCCACAGCCTGCCGAACACACCTTT ACCCTGCGCCACGTCTTCCACCATGGTACTCACAAGCACCCCGGCCTTCACCGAAAACAGGATGTCGATGCGACAAAAGCCAATGTCTTTTTGGCCGCCGAAGATGGATACGGCCGCGAGCGCATTGGCCCGCTCCGAGCGCAGAGTGACGCGGTGACGATACAGCGGTTGGTCGACCGCAGACCCGCCGTGGTAGACCCCCTCGTGGCTCAATCAAGACAACAGGGTTTTGTTTCGGTTCTTGCCCCATCGGCGTGGACCATGGACGAGGTTCCAGGGCCGAATATTACCGATAAGCAGACAGTCCTGACGATGGCATACATGGCAGCCGACGCCTACGTGGAGCACGAGGGAGAGGCCGAttgggaagaggttggaagGCCGTTCAACAGAAGTGCCGACTTTGGTTGGCAGGGCGATGGATTGCGTGGACATATCTTTGCGGATCAGACCAACTCGACGGTAGTGATTGGCTTGAAGGGCACCTCGCTTGCCGTCTTTGACGGTGATGGCACGACGACCAACGATAAAGAAAACGATAACCTCTTTTTCAGTTGCTGCTGCGCTCAGCAAGGACCCTGGACATGGCGGCAGGTTTGCTCTTGCGCGACGTCGACCTATACTTGCAACACGACGTGCGTTACTCAGGCGTTGCGGGATGAGAACCGCTACTACCAGGCGGGCCGTGAGCTCTATGCCAATGTTACGGAGCTCTATCCCAATGCCAACATCTGGTTGACTGGCCACTCTCTCGGAGGTGCTGTCAGCTCTTTCCTCGGCCTTACGTATGGCGTTCCGACCGTGACCTTCCAGGCCGTTCCGGAAGCCTTGCCGGCCAGCAGACTGGGCTTGCCCGTGCCTCCTGGTGCTGACCCGGAAGCACCGCAAGCTAGGCGGTACACGGGCGCCTTTCACTTTGGACACACCGCCGACCCGATCTACATTGGTACCTGCAACGGAGCCACTGCTTCTTGCTCGTACGGCGGTTATGCTCTAGAAACCGCCTGTCACACAGGCATGGAGTGTGTGTACGATACGGTGGCTGACAAGGGGTGGCGCGTCGGAATTGGTACGCACAAGATTCGATCCGTCATCCACGATGTCATCCTCAAGTATGATGAAGCGGCCAAGTGCAAGTTTACGCCAGAGTGCAGAGACTGTGGCAATTGGAAGATGTACGAGAGCAACGGCACAGAGACTACGACGACGTCGATATCGGCCACGTCCACCGAAAAGACAAGGACCCGAACTGAGACTTGCAAGACACCAGGATGGTGGGGCTGCCTGGATGagactaccaccaccgcgggCACAATCACTACTACTACTGTTACCACAACGGCAACGACCACCACGTGCCTGACTCC GTCTAGGGGATGGTTTGGTTGCAAGGACAAGACAACCTTGACAACGACAATCACTTCAACAACTCCCAcgcccactcccactcccaccacctcatGCGCCACCCCAGGCCGATTCTGGGGATGCTATGATGATATCACAACAATAGGCACAAGCTCCACGACAACTACCGAGCAGTCCACTAttacccctccaccaaccatGCCCAACACGACGCCTGCTCCAACAGTAACAGAAACAGCCGGCTGTCGTTCTAGGGCATGGTATGGAATGTGCAAAGAGTACGAGGGCGAGCCATCCGTCAAGAACGACGAGATGTAA
- a CDS encoding uncharacterized protein (EggNog:ENOG503NXP1; COG:U) — translation MLSSLSPNPSNSSTDSSIMSSNPPSAAERSGSSRPLRSFRVERSPSPEPTSRPKRASTIMTGPTPGAKSMVRTASGTHVRLGSETERPDTFESRISEENADSEPPRASVDLDDLPIELVSLTDGFIDSLSAKVHSTPPNIDRLSQMFQDFYATASAHIRTHIDSLATLQRRDVSPTPALSTRASAASLLRAKAASLGTKEKTKPGVVRRESEMLTPEELAERKKARRALEQKKGLLEEAVERRLCEGVYSKIYRHRTTQDEAQDAKLRSKTAALAVVDIGPVDLGVELGTPENDPEAIAKKTAEVKEWLEGARKELTLMSQARYPLRKINHLKAAFKSIIDTLAHFHPSSSADELMPMLIYTLITLPPQNLNAISDINFIQRFRWEQKLTGEASYCLTTLEATISFLETVDLSTLRADETPGGPMKAPGSPPKENTFPPAFSPTSPSPPTAATAIAAAAASSPNPNTATASLSANLIRPPSPSPSSAAAVGFRSTVSQQLRNRRLSDLVNTPAQAFNAASDAVLSTVNTADQSLKTIGNSLGDSYKFLLGKLREPLSQPDGQVLVPKTLDDARKLIGTPPPPLDRADSPSPGPGPVSEDRPPLLSFISGTGRKVSRDPSADSTRSGGSRRALDEPNLRPPTSTTTTTTAVATGGGGSPVVTSPLDSMRQLGNSFNPLGRISAGIGGFRNFGRSTPTPSSPAPPTPTKDAVSTLSTRGLGVTTGAAGTEGGDLATAFPDLAGSLPPRKIEGPIQKFVNMQNAAEMKVGDVFELLKDYKRLAGAIKEMGGFKE, via the exons ATGTTGTCCAGCCTGAGCCCaaaccccagcaacagcagcaccgaCAGCAGCATCATGTCGTCCAACCCACCAAGTGCCGCAGAGCGCTCTGGCTCCTCGAGACCTCTTCGTTCCTTTCGTGTCGAGCGCTCACCCTCCCCGGAACCAACGTCTCGTCCAAAGAGAGCCAGTACCATCATGACGGGACCAACGCCTGGTGCGAAGTCCATGGTCCGTACTGCGTCTGGCACGCATGTGAGGCTGGGCAGCGAGACGGAAAGGCCAGACACCTTTGAGAGCCGGATTAGTGAGGAGAATGCCGATTCTGAACCACCGAGGGCCTCAGTTGACCTGGACGATCTGCCCATCGAGCTGGTCAGCTTGACCGACGGCTTCATTGACTCATTGTCGGCCAAGGTCCATTCCACTCCGCCAAATATTGACAGGCTGTCGCAAATGTTCCAGGACTTTTATGCTACTGCCTCAGCCCATATCAGGACCCATATCGACAGCCTGGCTACTCTGCAGAGGCGAGATGTGTCTCCGACGCCAGCCCTGTCGACCAGAGCATCTGCTGCCAGCTTGCTCCGGGCCAAGGCTGCTTCGCTGGGTACCAAGGAGAAGACGAAGCCAGGAGTTGTCAGAAGGGAGTCAGAGATGTTGACACCAGAAGAGCTGGCGGAAAGGAAAAAGGCGCGGAGAGCGctggagcagaagaagggaCTCTTGGAGGAAGCCGTGGAGAGGAGGTTATGTGAAGGAGTCTACAGCAAAATCTACCGCCATCGTACCACTCAAGACGAAGCACAGGATGCCAAACTTCGGTCAAAAACTGCTGCCCTCGCCGTGGTTGATATTGGGCCCGTGGATCTCGGTGTCGAGCTCGGCACACCGGAAAATGATCCAGAAGCGATCGCCAAGAAGACggccgaggtcaaggagtGGTTAGAGGGCGCAAGGAAAGAGCTCACGTTGATGAGCCAGGCGCGGTATCCCCTTCGGAAGATCAACCACCTAAAGGCCGCCTTCAAGAGCATCATTGATACCCTGGCACATTTCCacccctcgtcctcggccgATGAGCTCATGCCCATGCTCATCTACActctcatcaccctcccacCACAGAACCTCAACGCCATCAGTGACATCAACTTCATCCAGCGCTTCCGCTGGGAACAAAAGCTAACCGGCGAGGCCTCCTACTGCCTAACAACTCTCGAAGCGACAATCAGCTTCCTCGAAACCGTGGATCTATCCACCCTCCGCGCCGACGAAACCCCCGGCGGGCCCATGAAAGCCCCCGGCTCACCCCCTAAAGAAAACACCTTTCCCCCAGCCTtctcacccacctcaccctctcccccgaccgccgccaccgccatcgcgGCGGCAGCCGCCTCCAGTCCAAACCCCaacacagcaacagcctccctctccgccaatTTGATCaggcccccctccccctccccctcctcagcagccgcAGTGGGCTTCCGCTCCACAGTCTCGCAACAGCTCCGCAACCGCCGCCTCTCAGACCTAGTAAACACCCCCGCTCAAGCCTTCAACGCCGCCTCCGACGCTGTCCTCTCAACAGTCAACACCGCCGACCAGTCCCTAAAAACAATAGGAAACTCCCTCGGCGACAGCTACAaattcctcctcggcaagctcCGCGAACCTCTCTCCCAACCCGACGGCCAAGTCCTCGTGCCCAAAACCCTCGACGACGCCAGGAAACTGATCGGgacaccgccaccacccctcgACAGGGCtgactccccctcccctggcCCGGGTCCGGTGTCAGAAGACCGCCCCCCATTATTGTCTTTCATCTCAGGCACAGGCCGCAAAGTATCTCGCGACCCTTCCGCGGATAGTACTCGCAGCGGGGGCTCACGACGTGCCCTAGACGAACCCAATTTACGCCCccccacatcaacaacaacaacaacaacagcagtaGCCACAGGAGGGGGCGGTAGTCCAGTTGTGACCAGCCCGCTAGACTCCATGAGACAATTAGGCAACTCGTTCAACCCCTTGGGTCGTATCTCGGCCGGCATCGGCGGCTTTCGCAACTTTGGCCGTTCAACGCCCACACCGTCATCACCTGCGCCACCCACGCCGACGAAGGATGCTGTTTCTACTCTCTCAACCCGTGGGTTGGGAGTCACGACCGGGGCTGCGGGGACAGAAGGGGGTGATTTGGCTACT GCATTTCCCGATCTGGCAGGGTCACTCCCGCCAAGGAAAATTGAGGGGCCGATACAGAAGTTCGTGAACATGCAGAATGCCGCCGAAATGAAAGTGGGGGATGTGTTTGAGCTGCTGAAGGACTACAAGAGGTTGGCTGGGGCGAtcaaggagatgggggggttcaaggagtga